The sequence TGGTGAGCGTCTCATCTGCCTTTGGCGTATTAGCAATGGTATGGGATTCTACTTTGGTGCTAGTGGGGCTAATTATCATTGCTATGGCGTTTGAGCAGATGGGATTTTTTGACGCTTTGGCTGGGAGAATTATTGGAAAATTTGCTAAAGGTAGTGGTGGAATTTATAGGATTGCAACGCTTAAATTTTTTGCTCTTATGATGGGATTGGGTCTATTTGTAGCTACATTTTTAGCAAATGATGGAGCAATTTTAGTGCTAACCCCTTTAGTTTTTGCACTATTTTCTAATACTAAAGATGAGCTAAGTATAACCACACCCTTAGTGGCATTTTTATTATTTTTTGGTTTTTTGAGTGATTTTGGTTCTAATGCTTTGATTATCTCAAATTTAACCAATATCATAACTGCAAAGCTTTTTAATCTCTCATTTAAAGAGTATTTTGAGGCGATGGTTTTAGCCCAAATTTTTGCTTTTATTGCTGCGTGTGGGTTGTTTTGGTTGGTGTTAGCTAGGCGACTTCCTGCAGTGCTAGAGTTTAAGCTGCCAGCTAGAAGGATTGGGTCTGGGAGATTTTTGGCGTGTCTATTTTTGCTGATTTTGTTGCCTATTGGGAGTATGATTTTTGAAGAGATGGAGTTGCCAATTAGCCTATTTATCTTGCTGGTTGCACTAATTTCTATAATGATGCAAGATAGTGGCAAATTTGCACTTTTTAAGCGTGCACCTTTTGGCGTAGTAGTCTTTAGCGTAGGGCTTTTTGTGATGGTTTATGGTGTTGGAATGGCTGGGATTTTGGAGTTTTTACGCCAAAATATCCAGATGCTTGCTGGGCTTGATAGATTTAGTTCGCTTCTTGGTATCGCACTTGGTTCAAGTATTGGCTCAGCATTAATTAATAACTTGCCAATGGTAATGCTAGGAGATCTTGCACTTAGGGATTTTGGTGCTGATATGGGGCTGATTTATGCTCATTTACTAGGGTGTAATATCGGTTCAAAGCTTACGCCAATTGGTTCGCTAGCTACGCTTTTATGGCTTGCAAACCTTAAGCTTCGTGGGGTGAAAATATCCCTTTTAGATTATTTTAAATTTACTTTTATTTTTAGCCTTGGCGTGCTATTTGCAGCAGTTTTAGGCTTGTGGATTGGAGAGAGTTTTGACATTTAGAACGCATTTAGCAATTGGAGCCCTTGGAGCGATGGGCTTTGTGGGCGCAGTAGATTTAAGCGGTGTGGCAAATTTAGATAAAACACAAACTGCTTATGTGGTGGGGTTGATTTTATTTGGTTCTGTTTTGCCTGATATTGATGAGCCTAGAAGCTTTATTTCACGCAAATTTCCACTGATTTCGCAGATTACTGCGACATTTTTTAAACATCGTGGACCAACACATTTTTTATTTATTCCGGTGCTGCTTTTTGTAGCGTGGGCGATTTTTGGGCAGATTGCATGGGGGGCGCTAGGATTTGGTATGATTATGCATCATGTCGGGGATATGCTAACACCTAGTGGAATACAGGGATATTTTTATCCATTTAAAAAGCGTTTTGTGGCTCGAATTTTGCCTAAGAAAATAGCAGTAAAGACTGGCTCAACAGTTGAGATGGCCTTAGTTTTGCCAGCTATTTTGGCAGTTGATGGGTTTTTAGGAGCAAAGATTTTGGGCTTTGATATTGATATGGGTAGGATACTTGGAATTTTAAATTTGATTTAAATTTACCTACTTAAATCTAAAGATATATAACAAAAGTAATATAAATAACTAATGTAAATTTAATATATAATTTACCATTAATTAATTATATTTTGCGACAATTTTTCGGTAAATTTAAAATTAGGTTATCTATGATTAGAGTTGTTCTTTTGTGTTGGATTATATTGCTTGGATTTAGTGGTTGTGCTGTGCCAAATGCCCTTTCTATCGCTGTTATGCCTGATGATTATATAAGCAAATTTGGGGTGAATAAATGCGATCAGAGCTACTTTGAAAATGAGATTCAAAAGGCCAAAGATAATAAAGATCCGATATATACTGCTATAAATGCTGCTTCAATAGCTAGAGTTTGTCAGGAATTCGCACTTAGCAATGAGCTTTTGGATATTGCTGAAGATAAGTATAAATATGATGTGGATTTAGAAAGTACAGGCAATAAGATAGCTAGAAACCTTGTAGGGATACTTTTAAATGATACATTTAGTGATTATGATGGAAATTTGTATGAGAGAATAATGGTAAATCTCTATAAGGGACTGAATTTTATGAGTTTAAATGACTTTGAAAATGCTAGAGTGGAGTTTAATCGTGCTTTAATCCGTCAAGATATGGCTAAGGAGTATTTCGCTCCACAGATCCAAGCGGCCAAAGAGGAGCTAGAGAAACAAAAAAGCGACCCAAATTACAAAAAGAATTTAAAAAATACTAAATTAGTATATGATGAGTATTCTAGGCTTTTTAAGGAGTTTAAAACTAGTGAAAATTTCATCAATCCATATGCTACTTATGCGGCTTCTGTCTTTTTCTATTTAGATAAGGATTATAAAAATTCAGCAGATAAATTCCGTGAAATAGCTATCGCTAATCCTAAAAATAAAGCGATATCAGCTATAAACAAAAGATTGCAAACTAGAGCCAAAAATGTAAAATCTAAGGGCAAAAAATATATATTTTTAGCTTATGAAGATGGCCTTGGGACTATAAAAAATGAATTTGCTATAAATATTCCATATATTATTAGCGATGGGGTGGCAACTTTGAGTTTATCTTTGCCGATGCTTAAAAAGCGTGATTTTAGCTATAAAGATATAAGCATAAATGGGGTTAAGGCGACTCAAATTAGTAATTTTGATAATATTTTTGCTACTGAGTTTAAAATAGAGCTTCCTTGGATAATCACTAAATCTATATTATCAGGCACTATCAAATCCGCAACTAGTGCTGTCGTGGCTGATAAATTTGGTGGGGTAGCGTCTTTGGCTACAACTTTTTTGCTTTCAGCAACAAATAAAGCTGATATAAGAGTGTGGCAAACTCTACCGAAAATAGCTAGTATCGCTATGGTAGAAAATAAAGGCTCATATACAATCAAAGATAGTAGCGGTAAAATCATAGCTAGTGATAAGATAGATAAGAGCAAAGATGCGTTGATCTGGCTGAGATCATCAAATAAAGATATGGTAAAATCCATTATAATACAGAGGTGAAATATGAAAAAATTAGCAATGTTTTTGGTATGTGCTATGCTGTTTGGCTGTGCTGGTAATAGCGATATAGTCTTAGGGGATAGTGGCTATAACTCGAATTTAGTTAGCTTAGAGGCGATAGATAGGGATATAGTCCAAGGTATCAATCACAGATTTAATGATCTTGGGTTATTGGAGTTTCAAGTTATTTTAAAAAGTAATTCTGAAATGGATGTGGCGTATAAGGTAGTTTGGCTAGATGAGAGTGGATTTGAGCTTAGGAATTCAATCGATGAGAGCTATAAGATTTTACGTCTCAATGCTAATCGCCAAATCTCTATCAATAAACTAGCTCAAGACAAAAGAGCTAAAAGCTTTAAAATTTATCTAACTACAAAGGGGTTATAAGATGAGAAAATTAACTTTAATGAGTGTGGTGGCGGCGACTTTGTTGCTTAGTGGATGTACTAATCAGCCATTTTATACAGATAATAGCGCCAAGGTCAATCAAGGTGATACTATTACCCTTGGGTTAAGCAATGAGGATTTTGAGTTGGCGGCTGAAACTATGATAAATAGTTTGCTTAGTGATCCGGCATTTGCTAATCAAAAGCCAGGGATCAGAAAAGTTGTAGCAATAGGAAGAGTAGTCAATGATACGGCTCTTAGGCTAGATACTGATAAACTAACTAGGAAAATCACTCAAGCTATGAGAAGATCGGGTAAGTTTATACTCACTTCTGCGGTGGCATCTGGTGGGGCGCTTGATAGTATGAGCGAAGATGTTAGAGAGCTAAGGGGTAATGATGAATTTAATCAAAAAACAATAGCCAAAAAGGGAACTCTAATCTCGCCTGATTTTTCGCTATTTGGTAAAATTCGTCAAGATAATATAAGATTAAGCAACGGCAAAACAAAGGTTGAATATCTATTTTTACTTGGTTTGACTGATCTAAATTCGGGTCTAGTGTATTGGGAGGATGAAAAGACAATCAATAAAGCCGGCTCTAGCGATAGCGTAACTTGGTAAGATATTATAAAGGATAAGAGATGAAAAAGATACTATTATCAATGGCAGTTTGTGCGGCTTTGGCTTTTGGGATGGGGGATAAGGCTAATGAGATAACTCAAGCCGATGTGGATATCCAAAACAAATTAAGCGATGCTAGCACGCAAGATATAACACCTAAAAGCATAGAAGATTTTTTTGATGAGTTTA is a genomic window of Campylobacter devanensis containing:
- a CDS encoding ArsB/NhaD family transporter, yielding MAFAIFAISMALIYTRPFGLPVWASAVAGAIAAMMFGVVSVSSAFGVLAMVWDSTLVLVGLIIIAMAFEQMGFFDALAGRIIGKFAKGSGGIYRIATLKFFALMMGLGLFVATFLANDGAILVLTPLVFALFSNTKDELSITTPLVAFLLFFGFLSDFGSNALIISNLTNIITAKLFNLSFKEYFEAMVLAQIFAFIAACGLFWLVLARRLPAVLEFKLPARRIGSGRFLACLFLLILLPIGSMIFEEMELPISLFILLVALISIMMQDSGKFALFKRAPFGVVVFSVGLFVMVYGVGMAGILEFLRQNIQMLAGLDRFSSLLGIALGSSIGSALINNLPMVMLGDLALRDFGADMGLIYAHLLGCNIGSKLTPIGSLATLLWLANLKLRGVKISLLDYFKFTFIFSLGVLFAAVLGLWIGESFDI
- a CDS encoding metal-dependent hydrolase, whose protein sequence is MERVLTFRTHLAIGALGAMGFVGAVDLSGVANLDKTQTAYVVGLILFGSVLPDIDEPRSFISRKFPLISQITATFFKHRGPTHFLFIPVLLFVAWAIFGQIAWGALGFGMIMHHVGDMLTPSGIQGYFYPFKKRFVARILPKKIAVKTGSTVEMALVLPAILAVDGFLGAKILGFDIDMGRILGILNLI
- a CDS encoding YcfL family protein: MKKLAMFLVCAMLFGCAGNSDIVLGDSGYNSNLVSLEAIDRDIVQGINHRFNDLGLLEFQVILKSNSEMDVAYKVVWLDESGFELRNSIDESYKILRLNANRQISINKLAQDKRAKSFKIYLTTKGL
- the lpoB gene encoding penicillin-binding protein activator LpoB, producing MSVVAATLLLSGCTNQPFYTDNSAKVNQGDTITLGLSNEDFELAAETMINSLLSDPAFANQKPGIRKVVAIGRVVNDTALRLDTDKLTRKITQAMRRSGKFILTSAVASGGALDSMSEDVRELRGNDEFNQKTIAKKGTLISPDFSLFGKIRQDNIRLSNGKTKVEYLFLLGLTDLNSGLVYWEDEKTINKAGSSDSVTW